Proteins encoded by one window of Marixanthomonas sp. SCSIO 43207:
- a CDS encoding phosphatidylcholine/phosphatidylserine synthase produces the protein MIKQLPNIITSLNLLCGSVAVLFAVSGDLITASFFVFFGIFFDFFDGLAARLLDAQSDVGLELDSLADLITSGLAPAIVMVQLLSEATLGHHLIMTNLLSEASWNSGIESYVPFIGLLIAVASAYRLAKFNVDTRQTTSFIGLPTPANALLILSIPLMLHFQYFEGLENVVLNPWVLIALTVMSSLLLNAEIPLFALKFKTWDIKSNIIRYVFIVVSLLAVFLLKFIAIPVLIGIYIILSLLTNSKVQSK, from the coding sequence ATGATAAAACAACTACCCAATATTATAACATCCCTTAATCTACTCTGTGGAAGTGTTGCTGTACTCTTTGCCGTATCAGGGGATTTAATCACTGCTTCGTTTTTTGTTTTCTTCGGAATTTTCTTTGATTTTTTTGATGGTCTTGCAGCTAGATTGCTAGACGCTCAAAGTGACGTAGGACTAGAGCTTGACTCTTTAGCCGATTTGATTACAAGCGGACTTGCTCCTGCCATCGTGATGGTGCAATTACTTTCTGAAGCTACCTTAGGCCATCATTTAATAATGACCAATCTACTTTCAGAAGCAAGTTGGAATAGTGGAATAGAAAGTTATGTACCGTTTATTGGACTTTTAATAGCAGTTGCATCAGCATATCGTCTAGCAAAATTTAATGTAGATACAAGACAAACTACTAGTTTTATTGGGTTACCCACACCGGCAAATGCCTTGTTAATATTGAGTATTCCGCTAATGCTACATTTTCAGTACTTTGAAGGGTTAGAAAATGTGGTTTTAAATCCTTGGGTTCTTATAGCGCTTACGGTAATGAGTAGCTTGTTGTTAAATGCCGAAATTCCCTTATTTGCTTTAAAGTTTAAAACTTGGGATATTAAAAGCAATATCATTCGGTATGTATTTATTGTGGTAAGTTTACTAGCTGTTTTTTTATTGAAGTTTATAGCAATTCCGGTATTAATAGGAATTTATATTATTCTTTCATTACTTACCAATTCAAAGGTTCAAAGCAAGTAA
- a CDS encoding PorV/PorQ family protein produces the protein MNIGVDAAAFGMANAVTASTADVNSGYWNPAGLVNLEDNQLALMHASYFANIANYDYGAFAMPLDDRSVVALSLIRFGVDDILNTTQLIDDQGNIDYNRISLFSTADYGVTFSYARALPLDGLNVGVNAKVIRRIIGDFASSWGFGFDAGLQFKTGDWNFGLMARDITTTFNAWSIDEEEFATVQGAVEGQNQELPETTEITIPKLQLGVSRRFVFHYDFSLLAEVDFNFRFAETNDVFSTSFTSMTPAAGLQFGYIDMVFVRAGVGNFQNIQQLDGSDSVGFQPNIGVGFKYKGIQVDYALTDIGDQSAALYSNVFSLKLDWSVFR, from the coding sequence ATGAATATTGGAGTTGATGCAGCCGCTTTTGGTATGGCTAATGCAGTTACGGCTTCTACAGCCGATGTAAATTCAGGCTATTGGAACCCGGCAGGACTTGTAAATCTGGAAGACAATCAATTGGCTTTGATGCACGCTTCTTATTTTGCAAACATCGCCAACTATGATTATGGTGCATTTGCAATGCCGTTAGACGATCGCAGTGTGGTTGCCTTATCGTTGATTCGGTTTGGGGTTGATGATATTTTAAATACCACACAATTAATTGATGATCAAGGAAATATTGATTACAATCGCATCAGTCTATTTTCTACAGCAGATTATGGTGTGACATTTTCGTATGCTCGTGCGTTGCCTCTTGATGGTTTAAACGTGGGGGTTAATGCAAAAGTGATACGCCGCATAATAGGTGATTTTGCTTCGTCATGGGGTTTTGGTTTTGATGCCGGACTACAATTTAAAACCGGCGATTGGAATTTTGGTCTTATGGCACGAGATATCACAACCACTTTCAATGCTTGGAGTATTGATGAAGAAGAATTTGCAACCGTACAAGGAGCTGTGGAGGGTCAAAACCAAGAACTCCCTGAAACTACCGAAATCACCATACCAAAATTACAATTAGGAGTGTCTAGAAGGTTTGTATTTCATTACGACTTTTCATTGCTAGCCGAAGTAGATTTTAACTTCCGTTTTGCTGAAACCAACGATGTTTTTTCAACATCATTTACAAGTATGACACCAGCCGCCGGTTTGCAGTTTGGATACATTGATATGGTATTTGTACGTGCCGGAGTAGGTAATTTTCAAAACATTCAACAACTTGACGGAAGTGATTCAGTAGGTTTTCAGCCTAACATTGGTGTAGGTTTTAAATACAAAGGCATTCAGGTAGATTATGCACTTACAGATATTGGTGATCAAAGTGCTGCATTATACTCCAATGTGTTTTCATTAAAGTTAGACTGGAGCGTTTTTAGGTAG
- a CDS encoding DUF4105 domain-containing protein — translation MLLTLSVKAQYTSLSENAEVSILTIGPGDQLYDKFGHSAFRVQDKTNGFDIVYNYGVYDFNTPNFYTKFARGKLLYQLGVSYYEPFYNSYVAQNRWIKEQTLNLTYSEKQAVFNFLQNNAKPENRDYKYDFFYDNCATKIRDVLKEVLGNDLQYTADFVEEEYTFRELIQKNLHWNTWGSLGIDVALGAVIDKRASAWEYQFLPDYIFKAAETATITRGSSKEQLVKDTTTLFNNTPKEQGSFFFTSPLFVFGLLGTLIVLITYTDKKNNKRSKILDAGIFIVTGLIGVLLLLLWFGTDHTATAANYNMLWAFPLSLFLAGLIAKRFPKAWITKYGFFLLVLLGLLTVHWISGVQTFAPALLPVLIALAIRYIFLIGYLKKEV, via the coding sequence TTGTTACTGACCCTTTCAGTAAAAGCACAATACACTTCGTTATCGGAAAATGCTGAAGTGAGTATTTTAACCATTGGTCCTGGCGACCAATTGTACGATAAGTTTGGGCATAGTGCTTTTAGAGTGCAAGATAAAACCAATGGCTTTGATATCGTGTATAATTATGGAGTATATGATTTTAACACGCCTAATTTCTATACCAAATTTGCACGCGGAAAACTATTATACCAGCTTGGCGTAAGTTATTATGAGCCCTTTTACAATAGTTACGTTGCCCAGAATAGATGGATTAAAGAACAAACGCTTAATTTAACATATTCTGAAAAGCAAGCGGTTTTTAATTTTCTTCAAAACAACGCAAAACCTGAAAACCGAGACTACAAATACGACTTTTTTTATGATAACTGTGCTACCAAAATACGTGATGTTTTAAAAGAGGTTCTCGGTAACGACCTACAATACACAGCCGATTTTGTAGAAGAAGAGTATACCTTTAGAGAATTAATTCAGAAAAATTTACATTGGAATACTTGGGGAAGCTTAGGGATTGATGTTGCTTTGGGTGCAGTAATTGACAAAAGAGCTTCAGCTTGGGAGTATCAATTTTTACCGGATTATATTTTCAAAGCTGCCGAAACTGCTACCATAACAAGAGGAAGTAGCAAAGAACAGTTGGTTAAAGATACGACCACACTATTTAATAATACCCCAAAAGAGCAGGGTTCTTTCTTTTTTACGAGTCCGTTGTTTGTTTTTGGATTGCTAGGAACCTTAATTGTATTGATAACGTATACGGACAAGAAAAATAACAAGCGTAGTAAAATTTTGGATGCAGGTATCTTTATTGTTACCGGCTTGATTGGTGTTTTGCTATTACTTTTATGGTTTGGAACAGATCACACTGCCACTGCTGCAAACTACAATATGCTATGGGCGTTTCCGCTGAGTTTGTTTTTAGCAGGATTGATTGCTAAACGTTTTCCAAAGGCTTGGATTACAAAATATGGTTTCTTTCTATTGGTACTACTAGGGTTATTAACTGTACATTGGATTTCTGGCGTACAAACATTTGCACCGGCATTGCTACCTGTACTTATTGCATTGGCAATACGCTACATCTTTTTAATAGGATATTTAAAAAAGGAAGTGTAA
- a CDS encoding sugar transferase, translated as MTQKGTIHFEISERKILLRIFDIAAVLCLLYLIGQIFDFDYFKINSDHWVWSIVLAVYLTVFATIFELYNLQKASKLETVIQNIILTASVTVLCYLLTPFYTPTLPANRLQILYFFLAVNIALFVWRYVYITFISAPRFFKRVLLIGNSKEIGEVAQSLEKSDPNYRVFGYVNTGDTEYLSDALIEFKSDSLTETINKYAISEIVVALTKSEEMTLQLNNQLIRLLESGMPIKEYTHVYEELNRKVPVQFIAEDFYRYFPFSRSNQNKLYLFFHRLMDLLLSIIGLLFGLLISPLIILGNVLGNKGPIFYKQERVGKNGRLFNIYKLRSMIIDAEKNGAQYAQKKDTRITPFGKFLRRTRIDEIPQFINVIRGDMSIIGPRPERPMFVKTLSKQIPFYEIRHFIKPGVTGWAQVNAKYGMTQDDALEKLQYDLYYIKRRSFFLDSKIILKTLSTIIFFRGQ; from the coding sequence ATGACGCAAAAAGGAACGATTCATTTTGAAATTTCCGAACGTAAAATCCTGCTGCGCATATTTGATATAGCAGCCGTACTTTGTTTACTTTATCTTATAGGTCAGATATTTGATTTTGATTACTTTAAAATAAACTCAGACCATTGGGTTTGGTCCATCGTTTTGGCAGTTTATCTTACCGTTTTTGCTACCATTTTTGAATTGTATAACTTACAAAAAGCCAGTAAGTTGGAAACTGTAATTCAAAATATAATTCTTACAGCCTCCGTTACCGTTCTATGTTACTTATTAACACCTTTTTACACACCAACCTTACCCGCAAACCGTTTGCAGATTCTTTACTTTTTTCTAGCTGTGAACATAGCACTTTTTGTTTGGCGGTACGTGTATATCACCTTCATTTCAGCGCCTCGTTTTTTTAAACGCGTATTGCTTATCGGAAATTCAAAAGAAATAGGCGAAGTAGCACAATCCTTAGAGAAATCAGACCCTAATTATCGAGTTTTCGGATATGTAAATACTGGCGATACTGAATATTTAAGTGACGCTTTAATTGAGTTTAAAAGTGACAGCCTCACCGAAACAATTAATAAATATGCCATATCTGAAATTGTAGTGGCATTAACAAAATCTGAAGAAATGACCCTTCAGCTTAATAACCAATTAATCAGGTTGCTGGAGAGTGGAATGCCTATTAAAGAGTATACGCACGTTTATGAAGAATTAAATAGAAAAGTACCGGTACAATTTATAGCCGAAGATTTTTATCGTTATTTCCCTTTTAGCCGAAGCAATCAAAATAAACTGTACTTATTTTTTCATCGCTTAATGGATCTACTATTATCTATTATCGGGCTGTTATTTGGTTTGCTTATTTCACCGCTTATAATTCTAGGAAATGTATTGGGTAATAAAGGTCCTATATTCTATAAGCAAGAACGAGTGGGTAAAAATGGCCGATTATTTAATATTTATAAGTTGCGGAGTATGATTATTGATGCTGAAAAAAATGGAGCACAATATGCGCAAAAAAAAGACACCCGTATTACTCCTTTTGGGAAGTTTTTGCGTCGTACGCGTATCGATGAGATACCGCAGTTTATCAATGTTATACGAGGCGATATGAGCATTATTGGGCCAAGACCGGAACGCCCTATGTTTGTTAAAACACTTTCAAAACAAATTCCGTTTTATGAAATACGCCACTTTATCAAGCCCGGTGTAACAGGTTGGGCGCAAGTAAATGCAAAGTACGGCATGACACAAGACGATGCTTTGGAAAAATTACAATACGACCTTTACTACATCAAGCGCAGAAGTTTCTTTTTAGACAGTAAAATCATTTTGAAAACACTCAGTACCATTATCTTTTTTAGAGGACAGTAA
- a CDS encoding glycosyltransferase family 2 protein, producing MIQQLGIVIPYYNAQNHIETVVEKASHYSNHIIVVNDYSSQPLPQGYLQSHESVTIINLSENLGVGGATKAGFTYLENLDTVTVMIKLDADDQMDTEYIPQLVAPILTTKHDFVKGNRFRDFRALKRMPWARRFGNLFLSFLSKVATGYWNCFDFNNGFFALSKEKWSLLNQHDIANNYFFETSLISELYFQKASIKEVAMPAIYGEETSNMNIYNMPFLFGLNLLKRFVSRIWKAYFVYDFNIGSLYLVFGHLLFLSGILFGGINWYHYASKEVLTPLGTIMISALLIILGFQLLLQAIQFDILNTPKNER from the coding sequence ATGATACAACAACTTGGTATTGTGATTCCGTATTATAATGCTCAAAACCATATAGAAACGGTAGTAGAGAAAGCATCACACTATAGTAATCATATTATTGTTGTTAATGACTACAGTTCTCAGCCTCTTCCGCAAGGATATTTACAATCTCATGAGAGTGTAACTATAATAAACTTATCAGAAAATCTAGGGGTTGGTGGTGCAACAAAAGCAGGTTTTACTTACCTTGAAAATTTAGATACCGTAACGGTAATGATTAAGCTTGATGCCGATGATCAAATGGATACTGAGTATATTCCTCAATTGGTTGCTCCCATACTTACTACAAAGCACGATTTTGTAAAAGGGAATCGGTTTCGTGATTTTAGAGCGTTAAAAAGAATGCCTTGGGCAAGACGATTTGGTAATTTATTTCTTTCTTTTTTAAGTAAAGTTGCTACCGGATATTGGAATTGTTTTGATTTTAATAACGGTTTTTTTGCCTTATCCAAAGAAAAATGGTCGCTTCTCAACCAACACGATATAGCAAATAATTACTTTTTTGAAACGTCTTTAATAAGTGAGTTATACTTTCAAAAAGCAAGTATAAAGGAAGTAGCGATGCCGGCTATCTACGGCGAGGAAACCTCAAATATGAACATATATAATATGCCCTTTCTTTTCGGACTCAATTTATTGAAAAGATTTGTATCAAGAATTTGGAAAGCATATTTTGTATATGATTTTAATATAGGAAGTCTTTACTTAGTATTTGGTCATCTCTTATTCCTATCAGGAATTCTCTTTGGGGGTATTAACTGGTATCACTATGCTAGTAAAGAAGTCTTAACTCCTTTGGGAACAATTATGATAAGTGCGTTATTAATAATTTTAGGATTTCAATTACTGTTACAAGCCATTCAGTTTGACATCTTGAACACCCCAAAAAATGAACGTTAA
- a CDS encoding glycosyltransferase family 4 protein, translated as MKRKNNILYIGNSLSKKGNTPSTLEYLASQLKQEGYVLKTASSIQNKPIRLLDMLVTVFNNRKWASAVLIDTYSTLNFQYAVAVATVCRFYHIPYIPILHGGNLPVRLQQSKRQSLKLFGNAMTNVAPSQYLQDAFNREGYKNITYIPNSIKIANYSYFIRKKPQPKLLWVRSFSELYNPMLAVRVVELLIEKGYKNAELCMIGPDKDGSLEVCKAYAKQKNLPVTFTGGLTKEEWIERSKAYDIFINTTNVDNTPVSVIEAMALGLPVVSTNVGGVPFLIDANKDGLLVTPNNAIAFTDQIETILTGTVDSVQLAHQARKKVEQFDWNIVKNKWKAIL; from the coding sequence ATGAAAAGAAAAAATAACATTCTATACATAGGGAATAGTTTATCAAAAAAGGGGAATACTCCAAGTACTTTAGAATATTTGGCTTCACAACTCAAACAAGAAGGGTACGTATTAAAAACAGCTTCTTCTATACAAAATAAACCGATTCGATTATTAGACATGTTAGTTACGGTTTTTAACAATCGAAAATGGGCATCGGCAGTACTCATTGATACATACAGCACACTAAATTTTCAATACGCAGTAGCGGTAGCCACCGTCTGTCGCTTTTACCATATTCCTTATATTCCAATTTTACACGGCGGTAATCTTCCTGTAAGGTTGCAACAAAGTAAAAGGCAAAGTTTAAAACTATTTGGAAATGCAATGACAAATGTAGCGCCATCCCAGTATTTACAAGATGCTTTTAACAGAGAAGGGTATAAAAATATTACTTACATTCCCAATTCTATTAAAATTGCCAACTATTCATACTTCATTCGGAAAAAACCACAACCCAAACTCTTATGGGTTCGCTCTTTTTCCGAATTATACAACCCTATGCTCGCTGTAAGGGTTGTAGAATTACTTATTGAAAAAGGATACAAAAACGCTGAACTCTGTATGATAGGTCCCGATAAAGATGGGTCTTTGGAAGTGTGTAAAGCATATGCTAAGCAAAAAAACCTTCCGGTTACATTTACCGGTGGTTTAACAAAAGAAGAATGGATTGAACGATCTAAAGCGTATGACATTTTTATAAACACTACAAACGTTGATAATACTCCTGTAAGTGTTATTGAAGCGATGGCATTGGGGTTGCCGGTTGTATCTACAAATGTTGGTGGTGTCCCGTTTTTAATAGATGCTAATAAAGATGGATTGTTAGTAACCCCCAACAATGCGATAGCTTTTACAGATCAAATTGAAACAATACTTACCGGTACGGTAGATTCCGTTCAATTAGCGCATCAAGCTCGAAAAAAAGTAGAGCAATTTGATTGGAATATTGTTAAAAATAAATGGAAGGCTATTTTATAA
- a CDS encoding O-antigen ligase: MAYITGAEVFFRMTGAYIFYETAKYAVILFSIIGFFFYGFKIKAIPYVFYLLLLIPGILVSLENIGYDVNFRKAVLFNLSGPLTLGVVSLYCFGKTISFSNYLNVLNVMVYPLLSITVYVFLYTPDLQNVVTGTASNVALSGGYGPNQIATVLGLGVFVLFSRYLIPYKNKIVHVIMLFFLGAMAYRAILTFSRGGVIVSGLMIAAFSIVFYFTTNIKTKIKTSFKVVGLIVISMAIWSLALLQTGGMIGNRYENKDALGREKEDVTTGRLELFKTEMETFEESPFFGIGVGNIKFKFMDELGKSIPTHNEITRLLSEHGFFGVLALMVLILTPLIAKLQGAQNIYFFPFLIFWFLTISHSSMRIAAPAFVYGLALLHITYEKKK; the protein is encoded by the coding sequence ATGGCTTATATAACAGGGGCTGAGGTTTTTTTTAGAATGACGGGTGCTTATATCTTTTATGAAACCGCTAAATATGCTGTTATTTTATTTTCGATCATAGGTTTTTTCTTCTATGGCTTTAAAATAAAAGCCATACCGTATGTATTTTATCTACTTCTATTAATTCCCGGTATATTGGTTTCATTAGAAAACATTGGGTATGATGTAAACTTTAGAAAAGCAGTATTATTTAATTTAAGCGGACCATTAACATTAGGGGTTGTTAGCTTATATTGCTTTGGTAAAACTATTTCTTTTTCAAATTATTTAAACGTATTGAATGTAATGGTCTATCCATTACTTTCAATAACTGTATATGTTTTTTTATATACTCCAGATTTACAAAATGTAGTCACAGGAACGGCTTCAAATGTCGCATTATCGGGAGGCTATGGTCCCAATCAAATAGCAACTGTATTAGGCTTAGGCGTGTTTGTTTTGTTTAGTCGGTATTTAATTCCGTATAAAAATAAAATAGTACACGTAATTATGCTCTTTTTTTTAGGTGCTATGGCGTATCGAGCTATCCTTACCTTTTCAAGGGGCGGTGTGATAGTATCCGGATTAATGATAGCTGCTTTTAGTATTGTTTTTTACTTTACTACGAATATCAAAACCAAAATAAAAACAAGTTTTAAGGTTGTAGGATTGATAGTTATAAGTATGGCTATTTGGTCCTTAGCTTTATTACAAACAGGAGGTATGATAGGAAATCGGTATGAAAATAAAGATGCTTTAGGAAGAGAAAAAGAAGATGTTACTACCGGGAGATTAGAGTTGTTTAAAACTGAGATGGAAACATTTGAGGAGAGTCCATTTTTTGGAATTGGAGTGGGTAATATAAAGTTTAAATTTATGGATGAATTAGGAAAAAGTATACCTACCCATAATGAAATCACCCGTCTTCTTTCTGAACATGGTTTCTTCGGTGTTTTAGCGCTTATGGTTCTTATTTTGACTCCTTTAATTGCAAAACTTCAAGGCGCACAGAATATTTATTTTTTTCCTTTTCTTATATTTTGGTTTTTAACTATATCGCATTCCTCCATGCGTATTGCCGCGCCGGCTTTTGTATACGGTTTGGCTTTATTACATATCACTTATGAAAAGAAAAAATAA
- a CDS encoding glycosyltransferase, with the protein MKLVIISHTEHYKTNKGEIVGWGPTISEINHLAKDFEKIYHIAFLHTKSVPPSSLPYTASNIEFIPLKPIGGPSLIDKLRVLGSIPTVLKTVSAILDKVDVYQLRTPTGIGVFLIPYLTFCTKKKGWYKYAGNWVQKKPPLGYAIQRWLLKKQSRPVTVNGTWREDKPHIIPFENPCLTIEERNQGKEIIETKSYTAPFTCCFVGRLEDAKGVQRIIDFLVTLKDIELIKAFHFVGDGPKLDEYKSQLKAIKIPVFFHGFLERKAVFEIYKKSHFFLLPSTASEGFPKVIAEAMNFGCIPLVSTVSSIGQYITKEVGFPLSNLTAESLQNGFASIVSTSEKNLKLQSKKGFDVAENFTFDYYRKRIKYEILTT; encoded by the coding sequence GTGAAACTAGTTATCATATCACATACCGAACACTACAAAACCAATAAAGGAGAAATAGTAGGTTGGGGGCCTACTATCAGTGAGATAAATCACTTAGCAAAAGATTTTGAAAAAATTTATCATATCGCTTTTTTACATACCAAAAGTGTTCCTCCCAGTTCATTACCGTATACAGCTTCCAATATTGAATTTATACCGCTTAAACCTATTGGTGGACCGTCACTTATAGATAAATTGAGAGTTTTAGGTAGTATACCAACAGTTCTAAAAACAGTTTCTGCTATCCTAGACAAAGTAGATGTTTATCAACTAAGAACCCCTACCGGAATTGGTGTGTTTTTAATACCATACCTTACATTCTGTACCAAAAAGAAAGGTTGGTATAAATATGCCGGTAATTGGGTACAAAAAAAACCACCATTGGGTTATGCCATACAACGATGGTTATTAAAAAAACAATCAAGACCGGTTACCGTTAACGGTACCTGGAGGGAAGATAAACCCCACATTATTCCTTTTGAAAACCCTTGTTTAACTATAGAAGAACGTAATCAAGGAAAGGAGATTATAGAAACTAAATCATATACAGCACCATTTACATGTTGTTTTGTAGGTCGCTTGGAAGATGCCAAAGGCGTACAGCGTATTATTGACTTCTTAGTAACATTAAAAGACATCGAGCTTATTAAAGCATTTCATTTTGTTGGGGATGGACCTAAACTTGACGAGTATAAATCTCAATTAAAAGCAATTAAAATACCTGTTTTTTTTCACGGATTTTTAGAAAGAAAAGCTGTATTTGAAATTTATAAAAAAAGTCACTTTTTTCTGTTACCAAGTACAGCCTCAGAAGGTTTTCCTAAAGTAATTGCTGAGGCTATGAATTTTGGATGTATACCCTTGGTGTCTACAGTCTCGAGTATAGGGCAATATATAACCAAAGAGGTGGGTTTTCCGTTATCTAATTTAACAGCGGAAAGTTTACAAAATGGGTTTGCTTCCATTGTATCAACATCAGAAAAGAATTTGAAATTGCAAAGCAAAAAAGGGTTTGATGTTGCTGAAAATTTTACATTTGATTACTATAGAAAGCGTATTAAATATGAAATATTGACCACTTAA
- a CDS encoding glycosyltransferase family 4 protein, which translates to MSSNKIVLLTSEFPPQPGGIGNHAYNLAEGLQGHNYKVTVISDTRSKTGTPEKQFDRSCQATIVRISRKNLVVTYFKRIAVAFKYVKQNDTLIASGKFSLWVGAFLSLFISRKYIAVIHGSELQLGNQFLKIITNTALKQFHTVIAVSNYTKSLVSHLDFNNIHVIHNGFTLQKPMAVAKKHKPLPVLITVGNVTARKGQHNVIKALPQLLKIYPDLQYHIVGIPTEKERLQKLALDLNVEQAVYFHGCVSEDEKIRLLQQADVFMMLSETTKTGDAEGFGIAILEANALGIPAIGARNCGIEDAIKDKSSGRLVVHNDPYQCKEALEDILEKYQTYANNATSWSKQFSWDKVILKYLTHLQ; encoded by the coding sequence GTGAGCTCAAATAAAATAGTATTGTTAACATCTGAATTTCCACCCCAACCTGGCGGTATAGGGAATCATGCCTATAACTTAGCTGAAGGCTTACAAGGTCATAATTATAAGGTAACTGTTATTTCTGATACCCGTTCAAAAACTGGAACGCCCGAAAAGCAGTTTGATAGAAGCTGTCAAGCAACAATTGTAAGAATATCTAGAAAAAACCTCGTTGTTACTTATTTTAAACGAATTGCTGTAGCGTTTAAGTATGTAAAACAGAACGATACGCTTATAGCATCGGGAAAATTTTCTTTATGGGTTGGAGCCTTTTTAAGTCTTTTTATCAGTAGAAAATACATTGCTGTTATTCACGGAAGTGAACTCCAATTGGGAAATCAATTTTTAAAAATAATTACCAATACTGCCTTAAAACAATTTCATACGGTAATTGCGGTGAGTAATTACACTAAGTCGTTGGTATCACACCTAGATTTCAATAATATACACGTTATTCATAATGGCTTCACATTACAAAAACCTATGGCAGTAGCTAAAAAACACAAGCCTTTGCCGGTACTCATTACAGTGGGAAATGTAACAGCACGTAAAGGACAACATAATGTAATCAAAGCCTTGCCTCAGCTATTAAAAATATATCCAGACTTACAATATCACATTGTTGGTATTCCAACTGAAAAAGAAAGGTTGCAAAAATTAGCCTTAGATTTAAATGTAGAACAAGCTGTTTATTTTCATGGCTGTGTTTCAGAAGACGAAAAAATTAGGTTACTGCAACAAGCTGATGTATTTATGATGTTAAGTGAAACGACCAAAACTGGTGATGCAGAAGGTTTTGGAATAGCCATATTAGAAGCCAATGCCTTAGGAATACCGGCAATTGGAGCAAGAAATTGTGGTATTGAAGACGCAATTAAAGATAAAAGTTCTGGAAGACTTGTAGTACACAATGATCCTTATCAATGTAAAGAAGCCTTAGAAGATATTCTTGAAAAGTATCAAACCTATGCTAATAATGCTACTTCGTGGTCAAAACAATTTTCTTGGGATAAAGTAATTTTAAAATATTTAACACATTTACAATAA